Proteins from a genomic interval of Nocardioides jishulii:
- a CDS encoding 2-oxoacid:acceptor oxidoreductase subunit alpha, which yields MTKQVKQLDRVIIRFAGDSGDGMQLTGDRFTQESAAFGNDLATFPSFPAEIRAPQGTLPGVSSFQVHFADHDILTPGDRPDVLVAMNPAALRANLGDLPHGATVIVDTYDFTTRNLQKAGYAHSPLDDETLAEFQVHAIDLTGMTVEAVKEFGLSRKDAARAKNMFALGLLSWMYGRPTETTVEFLARRFAGVPAIRDANITAFRTGWNFGETTEAFAVSYEIKPAPMPPGTYRNITGNLALAYGLVAGAVQSGLPAFLGTYPITPASDILHELSKHKSFAITTFQAEDEIAGVTAAIGAAFAGHLGITTTSGPGIALKGEAIGLAVMTELPLVVVNVQRGGPSTGLPTRTEQSDLLQALFGRNGEAPVPVIAPSSPGDCFDAALEAVRIAITYRTPVMLLSDGYLANGSEPWRIPELAELPVIDPHFATTTNHTSTGKDGEEKGDFWPYLRDSETLARPWAVPGTPGLEHRIGGLEKGDGHGNISYDPANHDFMVRTRAAKVAAIADRLPPLEVDDPGAADGQGAKVLVIGWGSTYGPIGAAVRRVRKAGGRVAQAHLRHVNPFPKDLGEILRRYDKVLVPEMNLGQLRMLLRAEFLVDAVGHNQVNGMPIKAADLARVVASLVTEVEGQRLDLDATSEGSNP from the coding sequence GTGACGAAGCAGGTCAAGCAGCTCGACCGCGTGATCATCCGATTTGCCGGCGACTCCGGCGACGGCATGCAGCTCACCGGTGACCGGTTCACCCAGGAGTCCGCCGCCTTCGGCAACGACCTGGCCACCTTCCCCAGCTTCCCGGCCGAGATCCGCGCCCCGCAGGGCACGCTGCCCGGGGTCTCCTCGTTCCAGGTGCACTTCGCCGACCACGACATCCTCACCCCCGGCGACCGCCCCGACGTGCTCGTCGCGATGAACCCGGCCGCCCTGCGCGCCAACCTCGGCGACCTGCCCCACGGCGCCACGGTCATCGTCGACACCTACGACTTCACGACCCGCAACCTGCAGAAGGCCGGCTACGCCCACTCCCCCCTCGACGACGAGACGCTGGCCGAGTTCCAGGTGCACGCGATCGACCTCACCGGCATGACCGTCGAGGCGGTCAAGGAGTTCGGCCTCTCCCGCAAGGACGCGGCGCGGGCGAAGAACATGTTCGCCCTCGGCCTGCTGTCGTGGATGTACGGCCGCCCCACCGAGACCACCGTCGAGTTCCTCGCGCGGCGCTTCGCCGGCGTCCCCGCCATCCGCGACGCCAACATCACCGCGTTCCGCACCGGCTGGAACTTCGGCGAGACCACGGAGGCCTTCGCGGTCTCCTACGAGATCAAGCCCGCGCCGATGCCGCCCGGCACCTACCGCAACATCACCGGCAACCTGGCGCTGGCGTACGGCCTGGTCGCCGGGGCCGTGCAGTCCGGGCTGCCCGCCTTCCTCGGCACCTACCCGATCACCCCGGCCAGCGACATCCTGCACGAGCTGAGCAAGCACAAGTCGTTCGCCATCACCACCTTCCAGGCGGAGGACGAGATCGCCGGCGTCACGGCGGCGATCGGTGCCGCCTTCGCCGGGCACCTCGGCATCACCACCACCTCCGGCCCCGGCATCGCGCTCAAGGGCGAGGCGATCGGGCTGGCGGTGATGACCGAGCTGCCGCTCGTCGTCGTCAACGTGCAACGCGGTGGCCCCTCGACCGGCCTGCCCACCCGGACCGAGCAGTCCGACCTGCTCCAGGCGCTGTTCGGGCGCAACGGCGAGGCACCGGTGCCGGTGATCGCGCCGTCGTCACCCGGCGACTGCTTCGACGCGGCGCTGGAGGCGGTGCGGATCGCGATCACGTACCGCACGCCGGTGATGCTGCTCTCCGACGGCTACCTCGCCAACGGCTCCGAGCCGTGGCGCATCCCCGAGCTCGCCGAGCTGCCCGTGATCGACCCGCACTTCGCGACCACGACCAACCACACCAGCACCGGCAAGGACGGCGAGGAGAAGGGCGACTTCTGGCCCTACCTGCGCGACTCCGAGACGCTGGCCCGGCCCTGGGCGGTGCCCGGCACGCCCGGGCTCGAGCACCGCATCGGCGGTCTGGAGAAGGGCGACGGCCACGGCAACATCTCCTACGACCCCGCCAACCACGACTTCATGGTGCGGACGCGCGCAGCCAAGGTCGCCGCGATCGCGGACCGGTTGCCCCCGCTCGAGGTCGACGACCCCGGTGCGGCCGACGGACAGGGCGCGAAGGTGCTCGTCATCGGGTGGGGCTCGACCTACGGCCCCATCGGGGCGGCCGTACGCCGGGTGCGCAAGGCCGGAGGCCGGGTCGCCCAGGCCCACCTGCGCCACGTGAACCCCTTCCCGAAGGACCTCGGGGAGATCCTGCGCCGCTACGACAAGGTGCTCGTGCCGGAGATGAACCTCGGCCAGCTGCGGATGCTGCTCCGCGCCGAGTTCCTGGTCGACGCCGTCGGCCACAACCAGGTCAACGGGATGCCGATCAAGGCCGCCGACCTCGCCCGGGTGGTCGCCTCCCTCGTCACCGAGGTCGAGGGGCAGCGGCTCGACCTGGACGCCACCAGCGAAGGGAGCAACCCATGA
- a CDS encoding 2-oxoacid:ferredoxin oxidoreductase subunit beta: MTTQLGLPTVGPSGTASVPLTDVAQTGKDFTSDQEVRWCPGCGDYAVLKAVQSFLPDLGLRRENIVFVSGIGCSSRFPYYLDTYGMHSIHGRAPAIATGIATAREDLSVWVVTGDGDALSIGGNHLIHAMRRNVNMTILLFNNRIYGLTKGQYSPTSETGKVTKSTPMGSVDHPFNPVSLALGAEATFVARTIDSDRKHLTSVLEAAAAHRGTALVEIYQNCPIFNDGAFDELKSPDTRDDAIIPLVHGQPITFGTPLEDGRGSKAVVRDAGGVAVVATADVDPDEVLVHDAHREDPSTAFAISRLTDAGHLHQSPVGIFRQVERATYDDQARAQVVTAQGSVTEPEPTARLAALLGGGDTWTVV; encoded by the coding sequence ATGACCACCCAGCTCGGCCTGCCCACCGTCGGCCCCTCGGGCACGGCGTCGGTGCCACTCACCGACGTCGCCCAGACCGGCAAGGACTTCACCTCCGACCAGGAGGTGCGCTGGTGCCCGGGGTGCGGCGACTACGCCGTGCTCAAGGCCGTGCAGTCGTTCCTGCCCGACCTGGGGCTGCGACGCGAGAACATCGTCTTCGTCTCCGGCATCGGCTGCTCCTCGCGCTTCCCCTACTACCTCGACACCTACGGGATGCACTCGATCCACGGCCGGGCCCCGGCGATCGCCACCGGCATCGCCACGGCGCGTGAGGACCTGTCGGTCTGGGTCGTCACCGGTGACGGCGACGCCCTCTCCATCGGCGGCAACCACCTGATCCACGCGATGCGCCGCAACGTCAACATGACGATCCTGCTCTTCAACAACCGCATCTACGGGCTCACCAAGGGGCAGTACTCCCCCACCTCGGAGACCGGCAAGGTCACCAAGTCGACCCCCATGGGATCGGTCGACCACCCCTTCAACCCGGTCTCCCTGGCCCTGGGCGCCGAGGCGACCTTCGTGGCGCGCACCATCGACTCGGACCGCAAGCACCTCACCTCCGTGCTGGAGGCCGCGGCGGCCCACCGCGGCACGGCGCTCGTGGAGATCTACCAGAACTGCCCGATCTTCAACGACGGCGCCTTCGACGAGCTGAAGAGCCCCGACACCCGCGACGACGCGATCATCCCGCTGGTCCACGGCCAGCCGATCACCTTCGGCACCCCGCTGGAGGACGGTCGCGGCTCCAAGGCCGTCGTGCGCGACGCCGGCGGGGTGGCGGTGGTGGCCACCGCCGACGTCGACCCCGACGAGGTCCTGGTCCACGACGCCCACCGCGAGGACCCCTCGACCGCCTTCGCCATCAGCCGGCTCACCGACGCGGGCCACCTGCACCAGTCCCCCGTCGGCATCTTCCGACAGGTCGAGCGGGCGACGTACGACGACCAGGCGCGCGCCCAGGTCGTCACCGCCCAGGGGTCGGTGACCGAACCGGAACCCACCGCGCGACTCGCCGCGCTGCTCGGCGGCGGCGACACCTGGACGGTCGTCTGA
- the rarD gene encoding EamA family transporter RarD, with protein sequence MSDSRRGVLAGFAAYLIWGLFPLYWPLLKPAGAVEILAHRMIWSALSMAVVVVVLRRLGGVRATFADRRRLALLAGAAAVVSINWGTYIWGVNNGHVVETSLGYFINPLVTVTLGVVVLGERLRPLQWVAVAIALTAVLVLTLDYGRPPWIALVLAASFATYGLAKKKADTGAFESLTVETTLVAPFALAYAVWLASTGEATFGHEGAGHMALLVVAGVLTAIPLVLFGAAATRMSLVSLGLLQYLAPILQFSIGVLVFREDMPAARWAGFVLVWVALMLFTAESINHRRRQLALVADASAL encoded by the coding sequence GTGAGTGACTCCAGGCGCGGCGTGCTCGCCGGCTTCGCCGCCTACCTGATCTGGGGTCTCTTCCCTCTCTACTGGCCGCTGCTCAAGCCCGCCGGAGCGGTCGAGATCCTCGCCCACCGGATGATCTGGTCGGCGCTGAGCATGGCGGTCGTGGTCGTGGTCCTGCGCCGGCTCGGGGGCGTACGCGCCACCTTCGCCGACCGCCGCCGCCTCGCCCTGCTCGCCGGCGCCGCCGCCGTCGTCTCGATCAACTGGGGCACCTACATCTGGGGCGTCAACAACGGCCACGTCGTGGAGACCTCGCTCGGCTACTTCATCAACCCGTTGGTCACGGTGACGCTCGGTGTCGTGGTGCTGGGCGAGCGGCTCCGGCCGCTGCAGTGGGTGGCCGTCGCCATCGCCCTCACCGCGGTGCTCGTCCTGACCCTGGACTACGGCCGCCCACCGTGGATCGCGCTGGTGCTCGCCGCGTCGTTCGCGACCTACGGCCTGGCCAAGAAGAAGGCCGACACCGGCGCCTTCGAGTCACTCACCGTCGAGACGACCCTGGTGGCGCCGTTCGCCCTCGCGTACGCCGTGTGGCTCGCCTCCACGGGCGAGGCGACGTTCGGCCACGAGGGCGCCGGCCACATGGCTCTGCTCGTGGTCGCCGGCGTCCTGACCGCGATCCCGCTGGTGCTCTTCGGCGCGGCGGCGACCAGGATGAGCCTCGTCAGCCTGGGTCTCCTGCAGTACCTGGCGCCGATCCTGCAGTTCTCGATCGGGGTGCTGGTCTTCCGCGAGGACATGCCGGCCGCGCGCTGGGCCGGTTTCGTGCTGGTCTGGGTGGCGTTGATGCTCTTCACCGCCGAGTCGATCAACCACCGGCGGCGCCAGCTGGCGCTGGTCGCCGACGCCTCCGCCCTCTGA
- a CDS encoding polyprenyl synthetase family protein, producing the protein MTSHASADLALPVVDEDLAARLKTRLAAIEEDLAGHVSSSADFINETAGHLMAAGGKRFRPLLVLLAAEAGPDPDSEQVRRAASVVELTHLASLYHDDVMDEADVRRGADSANARWDNHIAILTGDYLFARSSEVTAALGPEAVLIQSRTFARLVEGQILETVEPREGEDPLAHYLEVVAGKTGSLIATSALYGAMFSGASPEVCEALRQYGEIVGAAFQLSDDILDIASESEESGKTPGTDLREGVPTLPVLMARAANRPEDARLIELLDADLADDALHAEALDLLRKNPAMESARDYVRGQAAEAKALLTVLPQNGVRQALEAFADVVANRSS; encoded by the coding sequence GTGACCTCCCATGCTTCTGCCGACCTGGCCCTTCCCGTCGTTGACGAGGACCTCGCCGCACGCCTGAAGACCCGCCTGGCGGCGATCGAGGAGGACCTGGCCGGGCACGTCTCGAGCAGTGCCGACTTCATCAACGAGACCGCTGGCCACCTGATGGCTGCCGGTGGCAAGCGGTTCCGTCCGCTGCTCGTGCTGCTGGCGGCCGAGGCCGGCCCCGACCCCGACTCCGAGCAGGTGCGCCGGGCAGCGTCGGTCGTGGAGCTCACCCACCTCGCCTCGCTCTACCACGACGACGTGATGGACGAGGCCGACGTGCGCCGCGGTGCCGACTCGGCCAACGCCCGTTGGGACAACCACATCGCGATCCTCACCGGCGACTACCTCTTCGCGCGGTCGTCCGAGGTCACCGCAGCCCTCGGCCCCGAGGCCGTCCTGATCCAGTCGCGCACCTTCGCGCGACTGGTCGAGGGACAGATCCTCGAGACCGTGGAGCCGCGCGAGGGCGAGGACCCGCTGGCCCACTACCTCGAGGTCGTGGCAGGCAAGACCGGGTCGCTCATCGCGACCTCCGCCCTCTACGGCGCGATGTTCTCCGGCGCCTCCCCGGAGGTCTGCGAGGCGCTGCGCCAGTACGGCGAGATCGTCGGCGCGGCCTTCCAGCTCTCCGACGACATCCTCGACATCGCCTCCGAGAGCGAGGAGTCCGGCAAGACGCCGGGCACCGACCTGCGTGAGGGCGTCCCGACGTTGCCGGTGCTGATGGCGCGCGCCGCCAACCGTCCCGAGGACGCTCGCCTCATCGAGCTGCTCGACGCCGACCTCGCCGACGACGCCCTGCACGCCGAGGCGCTCGACCTGCTCCGCAAGAACCCGGCCATGGAGTCTGCACGCGACTACGTGCGCGGCCAGGCCGCCGAGGCCAAGGCGCTGCTCACCGTGCTGCCGCAGAACGGCGTCCGCCAGGCGCTGGAGGCCTTCGCCGACGTGGTGGCCAACCGCTCCTCCTGA
- the nuoN gene encoding NADH-quinone oxidoreductase subunit NuoN, protein MNEFVKPSIEYFELAPLLVVFGAACIAVLVEAFMPRAHRFVTQVALTFVALAVALALVVVVALDYADVGPVAFTDGRGFGVVAAMGSVAVDGPTLFLWGVILVLALLGTALFAERRLDGGLSAFAGQAASAPGSDAENDAARERWEHTEVYPLLLFAVTGMLLFPAANDLLVLFVALEVLSLPLYLLAGLARRRRLLSQEAALKYFLLGAFSSAFFLYGAALLYGYAGSMQFGEISDAIANRTDAKGLLLVAIGLLAVGLFFKIGAAPFHAWSPDVYQGSPTPLTAFMAAATKVAAFGAILRLFYVALGNDRTSWLPVFWIVAILSMVVGTVLAIGQSDVKRLLAYSSVAHAGFVLTGVLGVQSASSLAPDELSSAEAVLFYLTTYGLTTLGAFAVVSLVRDAGGETTQLSRWAGLGKDSPLIAGIFAFFLLAMAGIPLTSGFTGKWAVFSVALAAGAWPVVLVAVLMSAAAAWIYLKVIVLMYFREPEADSASVAAPSILTSVAIAVTAVATLVLGIVPDPLLDVLAGAGEFLR, encoded by the coding sequence GTGAACGAGTTCGTCAAGCCGTCCATCGAGTACTTCGAGCTCGCACCGCTGCTCGTCGTCTTCGGCGCCGCCTGCATCGCCGTGCTGGTCGAGGCGTTCATGCCGCGCGCCCACCGCTTCGTCACGCAGGTCGCGCTGACCTTCGTGGCCCTGGCCGTCGCCCTCGCGCTCGTCGTCGTGGTCGCCCTCGACTACGCCGACGTGGGCCCGGTCGCCTTCACCGACGGCCGCGGCTTCGGTGTCGTGGCCGCGATGGGGTCGGTCGCCGTCGACGGGCCGACCCTCTTCCTCTGGGGCGTCATCCTGGTGCTCGCGCTCCTGGGCACCGCGCTCTTCGCCGAGCGCCGGCTCGACGGCGGGCTGAGTGCCTTCGCGGGCCAGGCCGCCTCGGCGCCGGGCTCCGACGCCGAGAACGACGCCGCGCGCGAGCGGTGGGAGCACACCGAGGTCTACCCGCTGCTGCTGTTCGCGGTCACCGGCATGCTGCTCTTCCCGGCCGCCAACGACCTGCTGGTCCTCTTCGTGGCGCTCGAGGTCCTGTCGCTGCCGCTCTACCTGCTCGCTGGCCTGGCGCGTCGTCGTCGCCTCCTCAGCCAGGAGGCAGCGCTGAAGTACTTCCTGCTGGGAGCCTTCTCCTCGGCGTTCTTCCTCTACGGCGCCGCGCTGCTCTACGGCTACGCCGGGTCGATGCAGTTCGGCGAGATCAGCGACGCGATCGCCAACCGCACCGACGCCAAGGGCCTGCTCCTCGTCGCGATCGGCCTGCTGGCCGTGGGCCTCTTCTTCAAGATCGGCGCCGCGCCCTTCCACGCCTGGAGCCCGGACGTCTACCAGGGCTCGCCCACCCCGCTGACCGCCTTCATGGCGGCGGCGACCAAGGTGGCCGCGTTCGGAGCGATCCTGCGCCTCTTCTACGTGGCGCTGGGCAACGACCGTACGTCGTGGCTCCCGGTCTTCTGGATCGTGGCGATCCTGTCGATGGTCGTCGGCACCGTGCTGGCCATCGGTCAGAGCGACGTGAAGCGACTGCTGGCCTACTCGTCGGTGGCCCACGCGGGCTTCGTGCTGACCGGCGTCCTGGGCGTCCAGTCCGCCAGCTCCTTGGCGCCCGACGAGCTGAGCTCCGCCGAGGCCGTCCTCTTCTACCTGACCACGTACGGCCTCACCACCCTCGGCGCCTTCGCGGTCGTCAGCCTGGTGCGTGACGCCGGCGGCGAGACGACCCAGCTCTCGCGCTGGGCCGGCCTGGGCAAGGACTCCCCGCTGATCGCGGGCATCTTCGCCTTCTTCCTGCTGGCCATGGCGGGCATCCCGCTCACCTCGGGCTTCACCGGCAAGTGGGCGGTCTTCTCGGTCGCCCTGGCGGCCGGGGCGTGGCCCGTGGTGCTGGTCGCCGTGCTGATGAGCGCAGCGGCCGCGTGGATCTACCTCAAGGTCATCGTGCTCATGTACTTCCGTGAGCCGGAGGCCGACTCCGCCTCGGTGGCCGCCCCGTCGATCCTGACCTCGGTGGCCATCGCGGTGACGGCCGTCGCGACGCTGGTGCTGGGCATCGTGCCGGACCCGCTGCTCGACGTGTTGGCCGGTGCGGGAGAATTCCTCAGGTGA
- a CDS encoding NADH-quinone oxidoreductase subunit M, with the protein MSDFPWLIALVLVPLLGAVAVSFLPAGRGEPLPKKVGLGVALVTLLIGLAILAGYLTGGGDTTSAGGGEQFDVSYSWISLFGAHFALGVDGLSLVMVVLTVVLVPLVMIASWNESDEGNTKSFFGWVLALEAMSLAVFTATDVFLFYVVFEATLIPAYFLVAGFGREGRSRAATKFLLYQLAGGLVMLGSVIGLYVVSADAGTPSYLISDLAAIDIDPTAQRWLFVGFFIAFAAKAPMFPLHTWLADTTEKATPSTSVLLVCVLDKIGTYGMLRFCLGLLPEASEWATPVVVVLALVSVVYGALVAIGQDDVLRLIGLTSLSHFGLIVLGIFVFSGAGSAGAVLYMVNHGIATAALFLIAGFVIRRTGTASISAMGGLEKTVPVLAGVFLVAGLAAAGLPGLSPFVSEVLVLIAAFNHAWWAGAVAVTSIVLAAIYILWTYQRTFTGPARAEYAAVTDIDRRELGAVVPLLVALVVFGFFPMPVLDVINPAVDDILSQVGVLEDPPTVEVPSDATEGADQ; encoded by the coding sequence ATGAGCGACTTCCCCTGGCTGATCGCCCTGGTCCTCGTGCCGTTGCTCGGCGCGGTGGCCGTCTCGTTCCTGCCCGCGGGCCGCGGTGAGCCGCTGCCCAAGAAGGTGGGTCTGGGCGTCGCGCTCGTGACCCTGCTGATCGGTCTCGCGATCCTCGCCGGCTACCTGACCGGCGGCGGCGACACCACGTCCGCAGGTGGCGGCGAGCAGTTCGACGTCTCGTACTCCTGGATCTCGCTCTTCGGTGCCCACTTCGCCCTCGGCGTCGACGGGCTGAGCCTGGTGATGGTCGTGCTGACCGTCGTCCTGGTGCCGCTGGTGATGATCGCCAGCTGGAACGAGTCCGACGAGGGCAACACCAAGTCGTTCTTCGGCTGGGTGCTCGCGCTGGAGGCCATGTCGCTGGCGGTCTTCACCGCGACCGACGTCTTCCTCTTCTACGTGGTCTTCGAGGCCACGCTGATCCCGGCGTACTTCCTCGTCGCGGGCTTCGGCCGTGAGGGCCGCAGCCGCGCCGCGACCAAGTTCCTGCTCTACCAGCTCGCCGGCGGCCTGGTGATGCTCGGCAGCGTCATCGGCCTGTACGTCGTCTCCGCTGACGCCGGCACCCCGTCGTACCTGATCAGCGACCTGGCCGCGATCGACATCGACCCGACGGCGCAACGCTGGTTGTTCGTCGGCTTCTTCATCGCCTTCGCGGCGAAGGCGCCGATGTTCCCGCTGCACACCTGGCTGGCCGACACCACCGAGAAGGCGACCCCGAGCACCTCGGTGCTGCTCGTCTGCGTGCTCGACAAGATCGGCACCTACGGCATGCTCCGCTTCTGCCTGGGCCTCCTGCCCGAGGCGTCGGAGTGGGCCACCCCGGTCGTGGTCGTGCTGGCGCTGGTCTCGGTCGTCTACGGCGCGCTGGTGGCGATCGGCCAGGACGACGTCCTGCGCCTGATCGGTCTCACGTCGCTGTCGCACTTCGGCCTGATCGTGCTGGGCATCTTCGTCTTCTCGGGCGCCGGCTCCGCGGGTGCGGTGCTCTACATGGTCAACCACGGCATCGCGACCGCTGCGCTCTTCCTGATCGCCGGCTTCGTGATCCGCCGCACCGGCACGGCCTCGATCAGCGCCATGGGTGGTCTGGAGAAGACCGTCCCCGTGCTGGCCGGCGTCTTCCTGGTGGCTGGCCTGGCCGCCGCGGGGCTGCCCGGGCTCTCGCCCTTCGTCTCGGAGGTGCTCGTCCTGATCGCCGCCTTCAACCACGCCTGGTGGGCCGGAGCCGTCGCGGTCACCTCGATCGTGCTGGCCGCCATCTACATCCTGTGGACCTACCAGCGCACGTTCACCGGCCCGGCCAGGGCGGAGTACGCAGCCGTCACCGACATCGACCGTCGCGAGCTCGGCGCCGTGGTGCCGCTGCTGGTGGCGCTGGTCGTCTTCGGGTTCTTCCCGATGCCGGTCCTCGACGTGATCAACCCGGCAGTGGACGACATCCTTTCCCAGGTCGGGGTCCTTGAGGACCCACCGACCGTGGAAGTGCCGTCCGACGCTACTGAGGGAGCGGACCAGTGA